In one Dunckerocampus dactyliophorus isolate RoL2022-P2 chromosome 9, RoL_Ddac_1.1, whole genome shotgun sequence genomic region, the following are encoded:
- the ift88 gene encoding intraflagellar transport protein 88 homolog isoform X3 — protein MAQDGAARPMSAVRAAGFTSSRARGSTFDPLGQSRGPAPALEEKKEDLPEEKIKILEKKVNDLITESCMAQSMGNSQLALEKAKEAERKERALVRQREQSGNVEQINVDLTYAILLNLANQYENNEMYPEALSSYQLIVKNKMFTNAGRLRVNMANIFVKQKNYPKAIKFYRMALDHISDDYKEMRIKIMQNIGTVFVLLGQYSDAITSFEHIMSKSPNIRTGYNLILCYYATRDGDAMKNAFQKLLSVPLGIDDEDKYISANTEPPVSAFRRWRGPQQLRRAIRAFRSKSPTRPEKGPRFIDDIRSNMLVEAIKNDKLHQMERELKARAEKYVMTAAKLIAPAIEVSFAAGFDWCVDMVKSSQYVELANDLEINKAITYLRQKDFNQAVAILKTFEKKDSRVKSAASTNLSALFFLEKDYDQAERYADLAMIADRYNPGALVNKGNTEFVKQDYVKAAEFFKEALRNDSSCTEALRNLGLTYKKLNRLEDALDCFLKLHAILRDSAEVMYQLADTYELLEDPQQAIEWLMQVISVVPNDPKALAKLGDLHDVEGDKSQALHYYCESFRLFPCNIEVIEWLAAYYVQTQLYEKAIQYFERAILVQPSEVRWQLMVASCYRRSGNYQKSLDTYKEIHRKFPENVECLRFLVRLSQDMGLQEVQDYAAKMKKVEKMKELREQRVKSAREGSARGRREGSAGSVDSGRSSSSNKGERLGAQVMSLPASNEPYESSTPKELDASYVDPLGPLMERPKTGAKVRVDDDDFADEDLGDELLPE, from the exons GCCTGAGGAGAAGATCAAGATCTTGGAAAAGAAAGTGAACGACCTGATAACAGAGAGCTGCATGGCACAAAGCATGGGCAATTCACAACTG GCTCTTGAAAAAGCCAAAGAGGCCGAGAGGAAGGAGAGAGCACTGGTGAGACAGAGGGAGCAGTCTGGCAACGTAGAACAAATCAACGTAGATCTGACCTACGCT ATCCTTCTCAACCTGGCTAACCAGTATGAAAACAATGAAATGTATCCAGAGGCCCTGAGTAGCTACCAACTCATCGTGAAGAACAAGATGTTCACCAACGCAG GACGTCTGCGGGTCAACATGGCCAACATCTTTGTCAAGCAGAAGAACTACCCCAAAGCCATTAAGTTCTACCGCATGGCGCTGGACCACATCTCAGACGACTACAAGGAGATGAGGATCAAGATCATGCAGAACATCGGCACGGTCTTCGTCCTGCTGGGCCAGTACTCGGACGCCATCACGTCCTTTGAGCACATCATGAGCAAGAGTCCCAACATCAGGACCGGCTACAACCTCATCCTGTGCTACTACGCCACCAGAGACGGGGATGCAATGAAGAACGCCTTCCAGAAGCTCCTCTCTGTCCCGCTGGGCATCGACGACGAAGACAAGTACATCTCCGCTAAT acggagccgcctgtgagtgccTTTAGAAGgtggaggggcccacagcagttgagaagagcgatacgtgctttcagGTCAAAGTCTCCAACAAGACCAGAAAAAGGCCCTAGATTTatc GATGACATTAGATCCAACATGTTGGTGGAGGCCATTAAGAATGACAAGCTGCACCAAATGGAGAGAGAATT AAAAGCTCGGGCTGAGAAGTACGTGATGACGGCCGCCAAGCTCATCGCTCCAGCTATCGAGGTTTCTTTCGCCGCTGGATTTGACTG GTGCGTAGACATGGTGAAGAGCTCTCAATACGTTGAGCTGGCCAACGATCTGGAGATTAACAAAGCCATCACCTACCTCAGACAGAAGGACTTCAACCAG GCAGTGGCAATACTGAAGACATTTGAGAAGAAAGACAGCAGAGTAAAGAGCGCCGCTTCCACCAACCTCTCTGCTCTGTTCTTCCTG GAGAAGGACTATGACCAGGCAGAGCGTTACGCCGATCTGGCCATGATAGCTGATCGCTACAATCCAGGTGCTCTCGTCAACAAGGGCAACACAGAGTTTGTCAAACAGGACTACGTGAAGGCAGCAGAGTTCTTCAAGGAAGCCCTGAGGAACGACTCCTCCTGCACCGAGGCCCTCAGAAACCTGG GTCTCACTTACAAGAAGCTGAATCGTCTGGAGGACGCGCTGGACTGCTTCCTGAAGCTCCACGCCATTCTCAGGGATAGCGCCGAGGTCATGTATCAGCTGGCCGACAC CTATGAGCTTCTGGAGGATCCCCAGCAGGCCATCGAGTGGCTGATGCAGGTCATCAGCGTGGTCCCCAACGACCCCAAGGCTTTGGCCAAACTGGGAGACCTGCACGACGTGGAAGGGGATAAATCCCAGGCATTGCATTACTACTGTGAG TCCTTCAGGCTCTTTCCTTGCAACATCGAAGTGATCGAGTGGTTGGCGGCCTACTACGTCCAGACGCAGCTCTATGAGAAGGCCATTCAGTACTTTGAGAGAGCCATACTTGTACA GCCAAGCGAGGTGAGGTGGCAACTCATGGTGGCCAGCTGTTACAGGAGAAGTG GAAACTACCAGAAATCTCTAGATACATACAAAGAAATCCACCGCAAGTTTCCTGAGAACGtggaat GTCTACGCTTCCTGGTGAGGCTCAGTCAGGACATGGGCCTGCAGGAAGTCCAAGACTATGCTGCCAAGATGAAGAAGGTGGAGAAGATGAAGGAGCTCAGAGAGCAG AGGGTGAAGTCTGCACGAGAAGGCAGTGCACGAGGCCGGAGAGAAGGCAGCGCTGGAAGTGTCG ACAGTggccgcagcagcagcagtaacaAAGGAGAGCGTTTGGGCGCCCaggtgatgtcacttcctgcttccAACGAGCCCTACGAGAGCAGCACCCCTAAAGAACTCG ACGCTTCCTACGTGGACCCACTGGGGCCCCTGATGGAGCGACCAAAGACGGGGGCCAAGGTACGAGTGGATGACGACGACTTTGCGGACGAAGACCTTGGAGATGAGCTGCTGCCTGAGTAG
- the il17d gene encoding interleukin-17D, translating into MQRGFRVLLAALLLLHTAVGGRVRKKVPRTRSCLDLPEEILEQMFGRLSVGVLSAFHHALQLEPRDKVNLNCPSTARSAPAESKSRLPVNLLSVSPWAYRISYDPTRYPRHIPEAYCLCKGCLTGPERQESDQYRSTPVYAPSVILRRSGSCVGGRHSYSEVYVSIAVGCTCVPLLDKDRIVRNGNQSLESWRTESKAGGSFSAAGSKRVG; encoded by the exons ATGCAGCGTGGGTTCCGTGTCCTGCTGGCGGCACTGCTGCTTCTCCACACCGCGGTGGGTGGCCGGGTGAGGAAGAAGGTCCCGCGGACGCGCTCGTGTTTGGACCTTCCTGAGGAGATCCTGGAGCAGATGTTCGGGCGTCTCTCTGTCGGAGTGCTGAGCGCCTTCCACCACGCCCTGCAGCTGGAGCCCCGGGACAAAGTCAACCTGAACTGCCCCAGCACTGCGCGGTCCGCGCCGGCCGAAAGCAAGAGCCGCCTGCCTGTCAACCTGCTCAGCGTCTCGCCCTGGGCATACAG GATCTCTTACGACCCAACCAGATACCCGCGCCACATCCCAGAGGCTTACTGCCTGTGTAAGGGATGTCTGACCGGACCTGAGCGCCAGGAGAGCGATCAGTACCGCAGCACGCCCGTCTACGCTCCCTCCGTCATACTCAGGAGGTCCGGATCCTGTGTCGGCGGCCGCCACTCCTACTCCGAGGTGTACGTTTCCATCGCTGTGGGTTGCACGTGCGTGCCTCTTCTGGACAAAGACAGGATCGTCCGGAACGGCAACCAGAGCCTGGAGTCTTGGAGAACAGAGTCCAAAGCTGGCGGGTCCTTCTCTGCAGCAGGAAGCAAGCGAGTGGGATGA